One part of the Desulfonema ishimotonii genome encodes these proteins:
- a CDS encoding sensor histidine kinase, translating to MSLLDKLKPGFWNVREDSSGPHRHLFNFRDIWKQTVCISASITLLPLIMLTIFDYTVTENAVKSESLLRTARFTSNTRRTVSFFLAERRFALDFIINDNSYAALNNAERLRAILENLQKSLTGFTDIGVIDASGIQHTYVGPFDLQGVDYSGQAWFREILDRGIYISDVFMGLRNRPHMVIAVRYTLPDGSFYILRASLHITRFEELISEVGGQGDAFLINHKGILQTQSRHFGNVLEKFPLPVPEFSLKTQVVETRGHKGEDIVMGYAYIKGTPFILMVATEKDELMAHWYTTRLKLIICLAVTIAIILLVILGIVTYLVSNIHMADQKRVMILHNIEYSDKMATIGKLAAGVAHEINNPLAIINEKAGLLQDIFSFTDRYKEDPKLMGLADAIVSSVERCAVITRRLLSFARKMEVEYQPIDLREIIHEVLGFLHKEAEYRCINISVNVSEALTGFESNRGKLQQVLLNIVKNAFAALETGGSLEINVTPEPEKSVLISICDNGCGIPAADIEHIFDPFFTTKSNRGGTGLGLSITYSLIQELGGSIIVTSHETQRTCFEVTLPLKPPEKKEK from the coding sequence ATGTCATTACTGGATAAATTAAAACCCGGTTTCTGGAACGTCCGGGAAGACAGTTCCGGCCCGCACCGCCACCTGTTCAACTTCCGTGACATATGGAAGCAGACGGTATGTATCTCTGCCAGCATCACCCTGCTCCCCCTGATTATGCTCACCATCTTCGACTACACGGTGACCGAAAACGCCGTGAAATCGGAATCCCTGCTCCGGACAGCCCGGTTTACATCCAATACCCGCCGGACCGTCTCTTTCTTCCTGGCCGAACGCCGGTTTGCCCTGGACTTCATCATCAACGACAACAGCTATGCGGCCCTCAACAACGCCGAACGGCTCCGGGCAATCCTGGAAAACCTCCAGAAAAGCCTGACCGGGTTTACGGATATCGGGGTTATTGACGCCTCCGGTATCCAGCACACCTACGTCGGACCGTTCGACCTCCAGGGCGTGGACTACAGCGGCCAGGCATGGTTCAGAGAGATTCTCGACCGGGGAATCTATATCAGCGATGTCTTTATGGGGCTGCGGAACCGGCCCCACATGGTCATTGCTGTCCGGTACACCCTGCCGGACGGCTCTTTTTACATCCTGAGAGCCTCCCTGCACATCACACGGTTCGAGGAACTGATCTCAGAGGTCGGCGGTCAGGGCGACGCCTTCCTCATCAATCACAAGGGTATCCTCCAGACCCAGTCCCGGCATTTCGGAAATGTGCTTGAAAAATTCCCCCTGCCGGTCCCGGAATTTTCCCTCAAAACCCAGGTCGTTGAAACCCGGGGGCACAAAGGGGAAGATATCGTCATGGGGTATGCGTATATCAAGGGCACCCCGTTTATCCTGATGGTGGCCACGGAAAAAGATGAGCTGATGGCGCACTGGTACACGACACGCCTCAAGCTGATCATCTGTCTTGCGGTCACCATTGCGATTATCCTGCTGGTCATTCTCGGCATCGTCACCTACCTCGTCAGCAATATTCACATGGCGGATCAGAAACGGGTCATGATCCTGCACAATATCGAGTATTCGGACAAAATGGCGACCATCGGCAAGCTGGCAGCGGGCGTCGCCCATGAGATCAACAACCCCCTGGCCATCATCAACGAAAAGGCCGGACTGCTCCAGGATATTTTCTCCTTCACCGACAGGTATAAGGAAGACCCGAAGCTGATGGGGCTGGCCGATGCCATCGTCTCTTCGGTTGAACGCTGCGCTGTCATCACCCGGCGGCTCCTCAGCTTTGCCCGTAAAATGGAGGTCGAATACCAGCCCATTGACCTCCGCGAGATCATTCATGAGGTGCTGGGATTTCTGCATAAGGAGGCCGAATACCGCTGCATTAACATTAGCGTTAATGTGTCCGAAGCCCTGACCGGTTTTGAAAGCAATCGGGGCAAGCTTCAGCAGGTTCTGCTCAACATCGTTAAAAATGCCTTTGCCGCACTGGAAACCGGGGGATCTCTGGAGATCAACGTAACGCCGGAACCCGAAAAGTCGGTTCTGATTTCTATCTGTGACAACGGATGCGGCATTCCGGCGGCAGATATCGAGCACATCTTCGATCCCTTTTTCACCACCAAGTCCAACCGGGGCGGAACCGGCCTTGGCCTGTCCATTACATACAGTCTGATTCAGGAACTTGGCGGCAGTATCATCGTTACGAGCCATGAAACCCAGAGAACCTGCTTTGAAGTGACGCTTCCACTTAAGCCACCGGAAAAAAAGGAAAAATGA
- a CDS encoding response regulator, producing MSAITIFSSIFCRKESVVRTLADKTGYHCVSDKDIIARAAELSGMKPDKIQKAFSAKTSVFNNFTHEKERTVAWLRLALAEILTRDNMIIDGFSSQLIPREISHVLRVCLIADMKSRVRHAGESRNLAEKEARHQITREDENRAAWIYYLSRNRDPWDPSLYDIILPTDKTGQDEMVKLIEENLRSEIITSTDASRKAAQDFILAARTEVALAREGHNIGVCARDGAITLTINKNVLMLNRLEDELKAIAGKIEGIRSVETRIGKGYHKTDIYRKYDFEVPKLLLVDDEREFVQTLSERLLMRNMGSAVAYDGESALNLISEDEPEVMILDLKMPGIDGIEVLRQVKETQPDIEVIILTGHGSEKDRELCMSLGAFAYLQKPVNIEELSAALREANRKIRERKNSPQLTTP from the coding sequence ATGTCTGCCATCACAATATTCAGCAGTATATTTTGCAGGAAAGAGTCTGTTGTCCGCACACTGGCCGATAAAACCGGATACCACTGCGTTTCGGACAAAGATATCATTGCCCGGGCCGCCGAGCTTTCGGGAATGAAGCCCGATAAGATTCAGAAAGCCTTCAGCGCCAAAACGTCGGTGTTTAACAATTTCACCCATGAAAAAGAGCGGACCGTGGCCTGGCTCCGGCTCGCCCTGGCGGAAATCCTCACCCGGGACAATATGATTATTGACGGATTCAGCAGTCAGCTCATCCCCAGAGAGATCAGCCATGTTCTCCGGGTGTGCCTGATCGCCGACATGAAATCCCGTGTCCGTCATGCCGGGGAATCCCGGAATCTGGCGGAGAAAGAGGCCCGGCATCAGATCACCCGGGAAGATGAGAACCGGGCCGCATGGATCTATTATCTGTCCAGAAACAGAGATCCCTGGGATCCGTCGCTGTACGACATCATTCTGCCCACGGATAAAACCGGTCAGGACGAAATGGTGAAGCTGATAGAAGAAAACCTGCGCAGCGAAATCATTACCTCCACAGACGCCTCACGGAAGGCGGCTCAGGATTTTATCCTGGCCGCCCGTACCGAAGTGGCACTGGCCAGGGAAGGACATAATATCGGCGTCTGTGCCCGTGACGGTGCAATCACCCTCACCATCAACAAGAATGTCCTGATGCTGAACCGGCTGGAAGACGAACTGAAGGCCATTGCCGGAAAGATTGAGGGCATCCGGTCGGTGGAGACCCGGATCGGCAAGGGATATCATAAAACCGACATCTACCGGAAATATGATTTTGAAGTCCCCAAACTCCTCCTGGTGGATGACGAACGGGAGTTCGTGCAAACCCTGTCCGAGCGGCTGCTGATGCGGAACATGGGCTCTGCCGTCGCCTATGACGGCGAATCTGCGCTGAACCTGATCAGTGAGGATGAACCGGAAGTAATGATTCTGGATCTTAAAATGCCCGGCATTGACGGCATTGAGGTGCTGCGCCAGGTTAAGGAAACGCAGCCCGACATTGAGGTGATTATCCTCACGGGACACGGTTCGGAAAAAGACCGGGAACTCTGTATGTCGCTGGGGGCATTTGCATACCTGCAAAAGCCGGTTAACATCGAGGAGCTGAGTGCGGCGCTCAGAGAGGCCAACCGGAAAATCCGGGAGCGGAAAAACAGCCCGCAGCTCACGACCCCGTAA
- a CDS encoding response regulator transcription factor: MMHILLVDDEKELVATLAERLSMRGIEADWATTGEEALAYAASRTYDLALLDIKMPRMGGLELKKKLHTLHPEMKFIFLTGHGSEEDFVTGASEAGADNYLIKPVNIQTLIAKISKALKEIPHSET, encoded by the coding sequence ATGATGCACATATTGCTGGTTGACGATGAAAAGGAGCTGGTTGCCACCCTTGCAGAACGTCTCTCCATGCGGGGAATTGAGGCGGACTGGGCTACTACCGGAGAAGAGGCCCTGGCGTATGCCGCCTCCCGCACCTATGACCTCGCCCTGCTGGACATCAAGATGCCGAGGATGGGCGGACTTGAATTGAAAAAGAAGCTTCACACGCTCCACCCGGAAATGAAATTTATTTTCCTGACCGGCCACGGATCCGAGGAGGATTTTGTGACGGGCGCATCCGAGGCCGGCGCGGACAATTATCTGATCAAACCCGTAAACATCCAGACCCTGATCGCCAAAATCAGTAAGGCGCTCAAAGAAATCCCGCACTCCGAAACCTGA
- a CDS encoding response regulator, translating to MAEKVLIVDDEKEFLETMAERMRLRGMEVSTATSPTEALKIIEKENFDAIILDLMMPEMDGLTTLSKVKEKKADAQVILLTGHATLEKGIEAMKLGAMDFLEKPIDLKALTDKIKKAQARKMIIVEKRTEEKLKQIMGKKYW from the coding sequence ATGGCAGAAAAAGTTCTGATCGTAGACGATGAAAAGGAATTTCTGGAGACAATGGCCGAACGGATGAGATTGCGGGGCATGGAGGTATCCACCGCCACATCGCCGACGGAAGCGCTGAAAATCATTGAAAAGGAAAACTTTGACGCCATTATCCTGGACCTGATGATGCCGGAAATGGACGGCCTGACCACCCTGTCCAAGGTGAAAGAGAAAAAGGCCGATGCCCAGGTGATTCTGCTGACCGGACATGCGACCCTTGAAAAAGGCATTGAGGCCATGAAACTGGGCGCTATGGATTTTCTGGAAAAACCCATCGACCTGAAGGCGCTGACCGACAAGATCAAAAAAGCCCAGGCCCGCAAGATGATCATTGTGGAAAAGCGCACCGAGGAGAAGCTCAAACAGATCATGGGGAAAAAATACTGGTAA
- a CDS encoding metal ABC transporter permease: MMLEWTFLDTWIVITGALSAMACALPGNYLVLRRMSMMGDAISHTVLPGLAIAFLITGSRDSLTMLVGATLVGVLTAYLVQAVFRLSGLDRGATMGVIFTTFFALGLILIRQAADHVDLDPGCVLYGAIELTPLDVREVFGFEIPRAALTSGAALLLNAGFVTLFYKELRISSFDPALATTLGINAGFMHYALMTTVAATTVVAFESVGSILVIAMLIVPAASAWLLTDRLWVMILISLVIGALSAVLGHISAITVPTWFGFRDTSTAGMMSVAAGAIFLMSFLFSPRYGLVSRFLGQGMLTLRITRDDLLGFLYRYHELTPAGADRVSMTDIRAALRQGAWTYLAIWDLRRRGWAEQIGEGVRLTAEGLDRGRGLIRSHRLWEAYLYNRLGVDAGAVHFSAHQLEHYTDPAMQSELDRETVDSGDIPSHRKIPQARR, translated from the coding sequence ATGATGCTGGAATGGACGTTTCTCGATACCTGGATCGTGATCACGGGCGCATTGAGCGCCATGGCCTGCGCCCTGCCCGGCAACTATCTGGTGCTGCGCCGGATGAGCATGATGGGGGACGCCATCAGCCACACGGTGCTGCCGGGGCTGGCCATTGCCTTTCTCATCACCGGCAGCCGGGACAGCCTGACCATGCTGGTGGGCGCCACCCTCGTGGGCGTGCTGACCGCCTACCTGGTCCAGGCCGTGTTCAGGCTCAGCGGCCTCGACAGGGGGGCGACCATGGGGGTGATTTTCACCACCTTTTTCGCCCTGGGCCTGATTCTCATCCGGCAGGCTGCCGATCATGTGGACCTGGACCCCGGATGTGTGCTGTACGGGGCCATTGAGCTGACACCCCTGGACGTGCGGGAGGTCTTCGGATTTGAGATCCCCCGGGCGGCGCTGACCAGCGGGGCGGCCCTCCTGCTCAACGCCGGTTTTGTCACCCTGTTTTACAAGGAACTCAGAATTTCATCCTTTGACCCGGCCCTGGCCACCACGCTGGGCATCAACGCAGGGTTCATGCACTATGCCCTGATGACCACTGTGGCGGCCACGACAGTGGTGGCCTTTGAGAGTGTGGGCAGCATTCTGGTCATTGCCATGCTCATTGTACCGGCCGCCTCGGCCTGGCTCCTGACGGACCGGCTCTGGGTAATGATCCTGATCAGCCTGGTGATTGGGGCACTGAGCGCGGTTCTGGGCCATATTTCCGCCATCACGGTTCCCACATGGTTCGGCTTCCGGGATACCAGCACTGCGGGGATGATGAGCGTTGCGGCCGGGGCGATTTTCCTGATGTCGTTTCTGTTTTCTCCGCGCTACGGACTGGTGAGCCGGTTCCTGGGCCAGGGGATGCTGACCCTGAGGATCACCCGCGACGATCTGCTGGGATTTTTGTACCGCTACCACGAGCTGACGCCGGCCGGAGCCGACCGGGTCAGTATGACGGATATCCGTGCCGCACTGCGGCAGGGGGCCTGGACGTATCTGGCGATCTGGGATCTGCGGCGGCGCGGGTGGGCCGAGCAGATCGGAGAAGGGGTCCGGCTGACGGCTGAGGGGCTGGACAGGGGCAGGGGCCTGATCCGGTCTCACCGGCTGTGGGAGGCCTATCTGTATAACCGGCTGGGGGTGGATGCCGGAGCGGTTCACTTTTCCGCCCACCAACTGGAGCATTACACAGATCCGGCCATGCAGTCTGAGCTGGACAGGGAGACTGTTGACAGCGGGGATATCCCCAGCCACAGGAAAATTCCGCAGGCGCGCCGTTAG
- a CDS encoding metal ABC transporter ATP-binding protein — translation MDSHADSKTDFSPDAPLRIQDLTVAYHRKPVLWDIDLTLPEGKLIAVVGPNGAGKSTLIKSVLGLIPRASGRVEIYGKPYEQQRHLVGYVPQRESVDWDFPVNALDVVTMGRYRKIGWCIPVGRRHKQAAMDALEKVGMGDYANRQISHLSGGQQQRVFLARALAQDARIYFMDEPFTGVDVATERAIVALLKDLKKAGKTCVVVHHDLQTVPEYFDHVVLLNMRVVSAGPVAEVFTEENLKKTYGGKLTLLSEAFYAFSKDPRLPEGRKGGVE, via the coding sequence ATGGACAGTCACGCTGACAGTAAAACGGATTTTTCGCCGGATGCCCCTCTTCGGATTCAGGACCTGACAGTGGCCTATCACCGGAAACCGGTTCTCTGGGATATCGACCTGACGCTGCCGGAGGGGAAGCTGATTGCGGTGGTGGGGCCGAACGGTGCGGGCAAGAGTACGCTGATCAAATCGGTTCTGGGGCTGATTCCCAGAGCATCGGGCCGGGTGGAAATTTACGGGAAACCCTACGAACAGCAGCGCCACCTGGTGGGCTATGTGCCCCAGCGGGAGAGTGTGGACTGGGATTTTCCCGTCAACGCCCTGGATGTGGTCACCATGGGCCGATATCGCAAGATCGGCTGGTGCATCCCTGTGGGGCGGCGGCATAAGCAGGCCGCAATGGATGCCCTGGAAAAGGTCGGCATGGGTGACTATGCCAACCGGCAGATCAGTCATCTGTCGGGCGGGCAGCAGCAGCGGGTTTTTCTGGCCCGCGCCCTTGCCCAGGATGCCCGGATCTATTTCATGGATGAGCCGTTTACCGGCGTGGATGTGGCCACGGAACGGGCCATCGTCGCCCTGCTCAAGGATCTGAAAAAAGCAGGCAAGACCTGCGTGGTGGTCCACCATGACCTCCAGACGGTCCCGGAATACTTTGACCATGTGGTGCTGCTCAACATGCGGGTGGTCAGTGCCGGGCCGGTGGCCGAGGTCTTCACCGAGGAAAATCTGAAAAAAACCTACGGCGGCAAGCTGACCCTGCTTTCCGAGGCCTTTTACGCCTTTTCCAAAGACCCCCGTCTTCCCGAAGGCCGGAAAGGGGGCGTGGAATGA
- a CDS encoding metal ABC transporter solute-binding protein, Zn/Mn family, whose protein sequence is MKSTARVLIMDRDRDFRHIFTVSFVCLIIMGMLMGILAQPVRAGYNGKYPYKAAATVGMVADIIRNVAGEQAEVTGIIGAGVDPHVFNPTRSDVATLIRSDIVFYAGLLLEGQMTDILLKVSRRRPVYAVTELLRKEYMIEHAGSGHQDPHVWMDVRGWMKAVEVVAGALSEFDPPNRDEYRQNAATYLQKLEALDAYARKVIGSVPRNQRIMITAHDAFNYMGRAYDIEVMGIQGISTESEAGLRDINRIVDELVARKIPAVFVESSVSDKNVKALIEGAGSRGHSVKIGGELFSDAMGKGGTYEGTYVGMIDHNVTIIARALGGEAPEKGMQGKLSPAH, encoded by the coding sequence ATGAAAAGTACTGCCAGGGTTCTGATCATGGACAGGGACAGAGATTTCAGACACATTTTCACCGTTTCGTTTGTTTGCCTGATCATCATGGGAATGCTGATGGGAATTCTGGCTCAGCCGGTTCGGGCCGGATACAACGGCAAATATCCTTACAAAGCCGCAGCCACTGTGGGCATGGTCGCCGACATCATCAGGAATGTGGCCGGTGAGCAGGCAGAGGTCACGGGCATTATCGGCGCGGGGGTCGATCCCCACGTCTTCAATCCGACGCGCAGTGATGTGGCAACGCTCATCCGGTCTGACATCGTGTTTTACGCCGGTCTGCTGCTGGAAGGGCAGATGACGGACATTCTGCTCAAGGTGTCGCGCAGACGGCCCGTATATGCGGTCACCGAGCTGCTCAGAAAGGAATATATGATTGAACACGCAGGCTCCGGCCATCAGGATCCCCATGTCTGGATGGATGTGCGGGGGTGGATGAAGGCCGTGGAGGTCGTTGCAGGCGCCCTGTCCGAATTTGATCCGCCGAACAGGGACGAATACCGGCAGAATGCCGCCACATATCTGCAAAAACTTGAAGCGCTGGATGCCTACGCCCGGAAAGTCATCGGCTCTGTTCCCCGGAACCAGCGAATTATGATCACGGCCCACGATGCTTTCAACTACATGGGGCGGGCATACGATATCGAGGTGATGGGTATCCAGGGAATTTCCACAGAATCCGAGGCCGGACTCAGGGATATCAACCGCATTGTGGACGAGCTGGTGGCCCGCAAAATTCCGGCGGTGTTTGTGGAGAGCAGCGTTTCTGATAAAAACGTCAAAGCGTTGATTGAAGGGGCCGGATCACGGGGACACAGCGTGAAGATCGGCGGTGAGCTGTTTTCAGATGCCATGGGAAAGGGCGGTACCTACGAGGGGACGTATGTCGGGATGATCGACCACAATGTCACCATCATTGCCCGTGCGCTGGGGGGAGAGGCACCCGAAAAGGGGATGCAGGGCAAACTCTCTCCGGCGCATTAG
- a CDS encoding histidine kinase dimerization/phospho-acceptor domain-containing protein, with protein sequence MDLKPDTIYETGLRTFGRISADISHEIKNALAIINENAGLMEDLSALADQGMPVEPQRFRGLAANILKQIGRADDIVKKMNRFAHSTDEAVRQVDLGDTAAFVAALSGRLAAMHRVSLDPVPPDAPVLLTAHLFFLETLLHRCLSFAIRTTEPEKTVRIVTCPTEIGGQVRLCGIGGLPHDAVFPGATEKALAEMLKSRLVTDAAAGEIRLDIPGDVTSSF encoded by the coding sequence ATGGACTTAAAACCGGATACAATTTATGAAACAGGCCTGCGGACATTCGGGCGGATCTCCGCAGACATCTCCCATGAGATCAAAAATGCCCTGGCCATTATCAACGAAAACGCCGGGCTTATGGAGGATCTGTCGGCCCTGGCCGATCAGGGGATGCCGGTGGAGCCGCAGCGGTTCAGAGGCCTGGCCGCCAATATACTGAAACAGATCGGTCGGGCCGATGATATTGTCAAAAAAATGAACCGGTTTGCCCACAGCACCGATGAGGCGGTCCGGCAGGTCGATCTCGGAGATACGGCCGCATTTGTCGCGGCCCTGTCGGGACGGCTGGCCGCCATGCACCGGGTCAGTCTGGACCCTGTGCCGCCGGACGCCCCGGTTCTCCTGACGGCCCACCTGTTTTTTCTTGAAACCCTGCTGCACCGATGTCTCAGTTTTGCCATCCGTACCACCGAACCGGAAAAAACGGTCCGTATCGTCACCTGTCCCACGGAAATCGGCGGACAGGTCCGGCTGTGCGGCATCGGGGGACTCCCCCATGACGCGGTGTTTCCGGGGGCAACGGAAAAAGCGCTGGCGGAGATGCTGAAAAGCCGACTTGTCACCGATGCGGCAGCCGGGGAGATCCGGCTCGATATCCCCGGCGATGTTACATCATCTTTTTAA
- a CDS encoding metal ABC transporter permease has product MKTTARSPKSVSVPLLTAIAAILWMCLPLPAQGASLSEHSPILPRWADLVRVLTFQDYNTRVVILGTTLLGFAAGLVGTFLLLRKRALLSDTISHTTLPGIALAFILISWSGGEGKNLLGLMAGAAVFSVLGTGSVMLIQRYSRLKDDAALGIVLSVYFGLGIALMGVATRMETGNAAGLNSFIYGKTASMLFLDALIISLVALASALFCIAFFKEFSLVCFDRHYAATQGWPVGRLDFFMMFLVVVVTVIGLQAVGLILVVALLIIPPAAARFWTHRLRTMVILSGLFGALSGMTGAAVSALMVNLPAGAVIVLMASALFIFSLTLGTDRGMIRQVVAHRRLSARIARENLLRTLYELDESEFGMNRDKTGFRSPETLLACRSWSPRQLRKTLNTVCRAGWAEGADGRYRLTRTGLGMAAGVVRNHRLWEAFLIAHADVAPGQVDWGADKIEHVLDQEMIASLEKMLPDLRKIPMPETPHTISPETGGA; this is encoded by the coding sequence ATGAAAACCACAGCCCGCTCTCCAAAATCTGTCTCCGTACCGCTTTTGACGGCGATTGCTGCGATTTTATGGATGTGCCTCCCCCTCCCGGCGCAGGGGGCCAGTCTTTCCGAGCATTCGCCGATCCTTCCCCGGTGGGCCGATCTGGTGCGGGTGCTGACCTTTCAGGACTACAACACGCGGGTGGTGATTCTGGGAACGACCCTGCTGGGATTTGCGGCAGGGCTGGTCGGCACCTTCCTTCTGCTTCGGAAGCGCGCCCTGCTCAGCGACACCATCAGCCACACCACGCTGCCGGGCATCGCCCTGGCCTTTATCCTGATCTCGTGGTCCGGCGGCGAGGGGAAGAACCTCCTGGGGCTGATGGCCGGCGCGGCCGTGTTCTCCGTGCTGGGAACCGGGTCCGTGATGCTGATTCAGCGCTATTCCCGGCTCAAGGATGATGCGGCCCTGGGTATCGTGCTGAGCGTTTACTTCGGGCTGGGCATTGCCCTGATGGGCGTGGCGACGCGCATGGAAACCGGTAACGCGGCAGGTCTGAACTCCTTTATCTACGGAAAAACCGCCTCCATGCTTTTTCTGGATGCCCTGATCATCTCGCTGGTGGCACTGGCATCCGCCCTTTTCTGTATCGCCTTTTTCAAGGAATTTTCCCTAGTCTGCTTTGACCGGCATTATGCCGCCACCCAGGGATGGCCGGTGGGGCGACTCGATTTTTTCATGATGTTTCTGGTGGTGGTGGTGACCGTGATCGGACTTCAGGCGGTCGGGCTGATTCTGGTGGTGGCGCTGCTCATCATTCCGCCTGCGGCAGCCCGGTTCTGGACCCACCGGCTGCGGACCATGGTGATCCTGTCCGGGCTGTTCGGGGCACTGAGCGGGATGACCGGCGCGGCCGTCAGCGCACTGATGGTCAATCTGCCAGCCGGGGCCGTGATTGTCCTCATGGCATCGGCCCTGTTCATCTTCAGCCTCACCCTCGGGACCGACCGGGGCATGATCCGGCAGGTGGTGGCCCATCGTCGCCTGTCCGCCAGGATCGCACGGGAAAATCTGCTGCGGACCCTGTATGAGCTGGACGAGAGTGAGTTCGGCATGAACCGGGATAAGACCGGGTTCCGGTCCCCGGAGACCCTTCTGGCCTGTCGGTCGTGGTCGCCCCGGCAGCTCAGGAAAACCTTGAATACGGTCTGCCGGGCCGGATGGGCTGAGGGGGCTGACGGCCGGTACAGGCTGACCCGGACGGGCCTTGGGATGGCCGCCGGTGTCGTGCGCAATCACCGGCTGTGGGAGGCGTTTCTGATTGCCCATGCCGATGTGGCCCCCGGACAGGTGGACTGGGGGGCGGATAAGATCGAGCATGTGCTGGATCAGGAGATGATCGCCAGCCTGGAGAAAATGCTGCCGGATCTCAGAAAAATACCGATGCCCGAAACCCCTCACACCATAAGTCCGGAAACAGGAGGTGCATGA